The Pseudomonas triclosanedens genome has a window encoding:
- a CDS encoding response regulator, with the protein MEQEARILIVEDDQRLAELTQDYLESNGLEVAIESNGAAAVARVLAERPDLVVLDLMLPGEDGLSICKRLRPDYDGPILMLTARTDDMDQVQGLEMGADDYVCKPVRPRVLLARIRALLRRSEPVESALPQGGKRLVFGTLVIDNAMREAWLDGQTIELTSAEFDLLWLLASNAGRILSREEIFNSLRGIEYDGQDRSIDVRISRIRPKIGDDPMHPRLIKTVRSKGYLFVGEL; encoded by the coding sequence GTGGAGCAAGAAGCGCGCATTCTCATCGTCGAGGACGATCAGCGTCTGGCCGAGCTGACCCAGGATTATCTGGAGAGCAATGGCCTGGAGGTCGCCATCGAGTCCAATGGCGCGGCGGCGGTGGCGCGGGTACTGGCGGAGCGTCCGGATCTGGTGGTGCTCGATCTGATGTTGCCCGGCGAAGACGGCCTGTCGATCTGCAAGCGCCTGCGCCCGGATTATGACGGCCCGATCCTGATGCTCACCGCGCGCACCGACGATATGGATCAGGTGCAGGGCCTGGAGATGGGCGCGGACGACTACGTGTGCAAGCCGGTGCGTCCTCGTGTATTGCTGGCGCGCATTCGTGCACTGTTGCGGCGCAGCGAGCCGGTGGAGTCGGCACTGCCGCAGGGCGGTAAACGCCTGGTCTTCGGCACGCTGGTGATCGACAACGCGATGCGTGAGGCGTGGCTGGACGGGCAGACCATCGAGCTGACCAGCGCCGAGTTCGATCTGCTCTGGCTGCTGGCTTCGAACGCGGGGCGCATTCTGTCTCGCGAGGAAATCTTCAATTCCCTGCGCGGCATCGAGTACGACGGCCAGGACCGCTCCATTGACGTGCGCATTTCGCGCATCCGCCCCAAGATCGGCGACGACCCGATGCACCCGCGGCTGATCAAGACGGTGCGCAGCAAGGGCTACCTGTTCGTCGGGGAGCTTTGA
- a CDS encoding GNAT family N-acetyltransferase — translation MAGQGFPELHAERFLLRAFSDADQPAVFRALSHPQVIRHYGVSYATFEATREQMEWFERIHAEGSGIWWAICRPEAPAEVIGGCGFNNWQREHRRLELGYWLMPEYWGQGVMSECLPLILRYAFFEMNVHRIEAEVETENTASSRLLLRHGFVHEGRRRECEVKDGAFVSLDDFGLLAPVALPQP, via the coding sequence ATGGCTGGCCAGGGGTTTCCCGAGTTGCACGCTGAGCGCTTTTTGCTGCGTGCGTTCTCCGATGCGGACCAGCCGGCGGTGTTTCGCGCGCTGTCGCACCCGCAGGTGATCCGCCACTACGGCGTTTCCTACGCGACGTTCGAAGCGACCCGCGAGCAGATGGAGTGGTTCGAGCGTATTCATGCAGAAGGCAGCGGCATCTGGTGGGCGATATGCCGGCCCGAGGCGCCCGCTGAGGTTATCGGTGGCTGCGGCTTCAATAACTGGCAGCGGGAACATCGCCGCCTGGAACTGGGGTACTGGCTGATGCCGGAGTATTGGGGGCAGGGGGTGATGAGTGAGTGTCTGCCGTTGATCCTGCGGTATGCGTTCTTCGAAATGAATGTGCATCGCATCGAGGCCGAGGTGGAGACAGAGAACACCGCCAGCAGCCGCCTGCTGCTCAGGCATGGTTTCGTCCATGAGGGGCGGCGCCGTGAGTGTGAGGTGAAAGACGGCGCGTTCGTCAGCCTGGATGACTTCGGCTTGCTCGCTCCGGTGGCTTTGCCTCAACCATGA
- a CDS encoding ATP-binding protein: MKSIFLRIYGGMLLTLVLVAALGVLALHLVNEVRGERYREDLARGTFRLMADELLPMSEVDRKRALTQWSRLLGIPLRLTSLDALGMEGRSRARLMNDQVLVQASAPHMVKVLTQVSAAESLILTGEVEQVSEQLARATIYLLMDELKRYPASEQPYHLARIVRDKRFGFDVHLLRLKEIDLDDDQSRRVEEGDTVLALGKDGDSIRVLAGILDTPWVLELGPIYQMNPYPPQLLSIIVVVALSLIGLTLYLLISGLEQRLRSLESAATRIARGSLDTRVEARGADSVGRLAGAFNHMAEQLHLLLTVQRELVRAVSHELRTPVARLRFGLEMIESAETDVARRKYMEGMDGDIQDLDQLVDEMLTYARLEQGSPALTYQRLELAALVTQVVSEIAPLRREITVSIEPGPLVPFDQGSWVEAEPRYLHRALQNLLTNALRYAESRVRVSFRLSVEQCQVDVEDDGPGVPEVQWPRLFQPFFRADDSRARVTGGHGLGLSIVRRIIHWHGGRAQIAHSESLGGACFTLVWPRRQAPRGE; this comes from the coding sequence ATGAAATCCATCTTTCTGCGCATCTATGGCGGCATGTTGCTGACCCTGGTGTTGGTCGCTGCGCTTGGTGTGCTGGCTCTGCATCTGGTCAACGAGGTGCGTGGCGAGCGTTATCGGGAGGATCTGGCGCGCGGCACGTTCCGCCTGATGGCCGATGAGTTGCTGCCGATGAGTGAGGTGGACCGCAAGCGCGCGCTGACTCAGTGGAGCCGCCTGCTGGGCATTCCGCTGAGGCTGACCAGCCTGGATGCGCTGGGCATGGAAGGGCGCAGCCGGGCGCGCCTTATGAATGATCAGGTGCTGGTGCAGGCGAGCGCGCCGCACATGGTGAAGGTGCTGACTCAGGTTAGCGCGGCGGAGAGCCTGATCCTCACCGGCGAGGTGGAGCAGGTCAGCGAGCAGTTGGCCCGTGCCACCATCTATCTGCTGATGGACGAGCTCAAGCGCTATCCGGCCAGCGAGCAGCCTTATCACCTGGCACGCATCGTCCGCGACAAGCGCTTCGGTTTCGATGTGCACCTGCTGCGCCTGAAGGAAATCGACCTCGACGACGATCAGAGTCGTCGCGTGGAGGAGGGCGACACGGTGCTGGCGCTGGGCAAGGACGGCGATTCGATCCGCGTGCTGGCCGGCATTCTCGATACGCCCTGGGTGTTGGAACTGGGGCCGATTTATCAGATGAACCCTTATCCGCCGCAACTGCTGTCGATCATTGTGGTGGTGGCGCTGAGTCTGATCGGTCTTACGCTCTATCTGCTCATCAGTGGCCTGGAGCAGCGCCTGCGCAGCCTGGAGTCGGCGGCCACGCGCATTGCCCGGGGCAGCCTGGATACCCGCGTGGAGGCCCGTGGCGCGGACTCGGTGGGGCGGCTCGCGGGGGCGTTCAACCACATGGCCGAACAGTTGCACCTGTTGCTGACGGTGCAGCGCGAGCTGGTGCGTGCGGTGTCCCACGAGTTGCGCACGCCGGTGGCGCGGCTACGTTTCGGCCTGGAGATGATTGAGTCCGCCGAAACCGACGTGGCGCGGCGCAAGTACATGGAGGGCATGGATGGCGACATTCAGGATCTCGACCAGTTGGTGGACGAGATGCTCACCTACGCCCGCCTGGAGCAGGGCTCGCCGGCTCTGACGTATCAGCGCCTGGAGCTGGCAGCGCTGGTAACCCAGGTGGTGTCGGAGATTGCGCCGCTGCGGCGGGAGATTACCGTCAGTATCGAGCCGGGACCGCTGGTTCCGTTCGATCAGGGCAGTTGGGTGGAGGCGGAGCCGCGCTACCTGCATCGCGCCCTGCAGAACCTGCTGACCAATGCCTTGCGCTACGCTGAAAGCCGTGTCCGGGTGAGCTTCCGGCTCAGCGTTGAGCAGTGCCAGGTGGATGTCGAGGACGATGGCCCCGGTGTACCGGAAGTGCAGTGGCCGCGCCTGTTCCAGCCGTTCTTCCGCGCCGACGACAGCCGTGCGCGGGTTACGGGTGGGCACGGGCTGGGGTTGTCGATCGTGCGGAGGATCATTCATTGGCACGGCGGTCGCGCACAGATCGCGCACAGCGAGTCCCTGGGCGGGGCGTGCTTCACGTTGGTGTGGCCGCGTCGGCAGGCTCCGCGGGGCGAGTGA
- the modA gene encoding molybdate ABC transporter substrate-binding protein gives MKHRCASLSLLLASCFALHSALADEVQVAVAANFTAPIQAIARDFEKDTGHKLVAAYGATGQFYTQIKNGAPFEVFLSADDSTPKKLEEEKEIVPGSRFTYAVGTLALWSPKEGYIDDKGAVLQKSEFRHLSIANPKTAPYGLAATQVIEKMGLKDKLAGKIVEGQNITQAFQFVSTGNAELGFVALSQIYKDGKVSGGSAWIVPGDLHDPIRQDAVILNKGKDSAAAKALVEYLKGPKAAAVIKSYGYEL, from the coding sequence ATGAAACACCGCTGCGCAAGCCTGTCCCTGCTGCTCGCTTCCTGCTTCGCCCTGCATTCGGCACTGGCCGACGAGGTGCAGGTCGCGGTCGCCGCCAACTTCACCGCGCCGATCCAGGCGATCGCCAGGGACTTCGAGAAAGACACCGGCCACAAGCTGGTCGCGGCTTACGGCGCCACGGGCCAGTTCTATACGCAGATCAAGAATGGCGCGCCGTTCGAGGTGTTCCTCTCGGCTGATGACAGCACGCCGAAGAAGCTGGAGGAGGAGAAGGAGATCGTCCCCGGTTCGCGCTTCACCTACGCTGTAGGCACGCTGGCGCTGTGGTCGCCGAAGGAAGGCTACATCGATGACAAGGGCGCGGTACTGCAGAAGAGTGAGTTCAGGCACCTGTCCATCGCCAACCCGAAAACCGCACCGTACGGTCTGGCCGCTACCCAGGTGATCGAGAAGATGGGCCTGAAGGACAAGCTCGCCGGCAAGATCGTCGAGGGGCAGAACATCACCCAGGCTTTCCAGTTCGTCTCCACCGGCAACGCCGAGCTGGGCTTCGTGGCGTTGTCGCAGATCTACAAGGATGGCAAGGTGAGCGGCGGTTCCGCGTGGATCGTGCCGGGCGACCTGCATGATCCTATCCGCCAGGACGCCGTGATCCTCAACAAGGGCAAGGACAGCGCAGCCGCCAAGGCGCTGGTCGAATACCTGAAGGGCCCGAAAGCCGCTGCGGTGATCAAGTCTTACGGCTACGAACTCTGA
- the modB gene encoding molybdate ABC transporter permease subunit, whose protein sequence is MPLTQEDFQAIWLTIELASLSTLILLLIGTPIAWWLARTRSWLKGPLGAVVALPLVLPPTVIGFYLLITLGPSGFIGQLTESLGLGRLPFTFAGLVVGSVFYSLPFVVQPLQNAFESIGDKPLEAAATLRASPMDTFFSVVLPLARPGFLTASILGFAHTVGEFGVVLMIGGNIPGKTRVVSVQIFDHVEAMEYAQAHWLAGGMVVFSFFVLLALYASRRSRSAWV, encoded by the coding sequence ATGCCCCTGACGCAGGAGGATTTCCAGGCAATCTGGCTCACCATCGAGCTGGCGTCCCTGAGCACCCTGATTCTCCTGCTGATCGGCACGCCCATAGCCTGGTGGTTGGCGCGCACGCGCTCGTGGCTGAAGGGCCCGCTTGGCGCGGTGGTCGCGCTGCCGCTGGTGTTGCCGCCGACGGTGATCGGCTTCTACCTCCTGATCACTCTCGGCCCCAGCGGTTTCATCGGGCAACTGACCGAGAGCCTTGGCCTGGGTCGACTGCCGTTCACCTTTGCCGGCCTGGTGGTTGGCTCGGTGTTCTATTCGCTGCCCTTCGTGGTGCAGCCGCTGCAGAACGCTTTCGAGTCGATCGGCGACAAACCGCTGGAGGCTGCCGCAACGTTGCGGGCCAGTCCCATGGATACCTTCTTCAGCGTGGTGTTGCCGCTGGCCCGGCCAGGCTTCCTCACTGCCAGCATCCTCGGCTTCGCGCATACGGTGGGCGAGTTCGGTGTGGTGCTGATGATTGGCGGCAACATTCCGGGCAAGACCCGTGTGGTGTCGGTGCAGATATTCGATCACGTCGAGGCGATGGAGTACGCCCAGGCTCACTGGCTGGCCGGTGGCATGGTGGTGTTCTCCTTCTTCGTTCTGCTGGCGCTTTACGCGAGCCGTCGCAGCCGTTCGGCGTGGGTCTGA
- the modC gene encoding molybdenum ABC transporter ATP-binding protein, with amino-acid sequence MNEAVTERSIEARFQIAYSGFSLDVDLRLPGRGVTALFGHSGSGKTTCLRCVAGLERAPLGRLVVNGDVWQDSASGVFLPPHKRALGYVFQDANLFEHLSVKRNLTYGMRRVPRDQHRVELAQATELLGISHLLERMPGHLSGGERQRVGMARALLTSPRLLLMDEPLAALDLKRKAEILPYLERLHDELDIPILYVSHSPDEVARLADHLVLLDQGRSIASGPVMQTLARTDLPISHLDDAGVAIDGRVAGYDEAYGLLTLALPGCEERIRVAHAPMALGKALRIKVQARDVSLSLEPAAHSSILNALPATVVEIVPTDNPAHLLVKLAVAGTPLLARITRYSHDQLGLHAGQVVWAQIKSVALLA; translated from the coding sequence ATGAACGAAGCCGTGACCGAGCGTTCCATCGAGGCGCGTTTCCAGATCGCCTATTCGGGCTTCAGCCTGGATGTCGACCTGCGCTTGCCGGGGCGAGGCGTGACCGCGCTGTTCGGCCATTCCGGTTCGGGCAAGACCACTTGCCTGCGCTGCGTGGCGGGGCTGGAGCGGGCGCCGCTCGGCCGCCTGGTGGTGAACGGGGACGTCTGGCAGGACAGCGCCAGCGGCGTGTTCCTGCCGCCGCACAAGCGTGCGCTGGGCTATGTGTTCCAGGATGCCAACCTGTTCGAGCACCTGTCGGTGAAGCGCAATCTCACCTACGGCATGCGCCGCGTGCCGCGCGACCAGCATCGCGTGGAGCTGGCGCAGGCGACCGAGCTGCTCGGCATCAGCCACCTGCTGGAGCGCATGCCGGGGCATCTGTCCGGCGGCGAGCGGCAGCGCGTCGGCATGGCCAGGGCCTTGCTGACCAGCCCACGCCTGCTGTTGATGGATGAACCACTGGCGGCGCTGGACCTCAAGCGCAAGGCGGAAATTCTGCCCTACCTGGAGCGCCTGCACGACGAACTGGACATTCCGATCCTCTATGTCAGCCACTCGCCGGACGAAGTCGCACGGCTGGCGGATCATCTGGTGCTGCTCGACCAGGGCCGGAGCATCGCCAGCGGCCCGGTGATGCAGACTCTTGCGCGGACCGACCTGCCGATCTCGCACCTGGACGACGCCGGCGTGGCGATCGATGGCCGCGTCGCCGGCTATGACGAAGCCTATGGTCTGCTGACCCTGGCATTGCCCGGATGCGAGGAGCGCATTCGCGTGGCTCATGCGCCGATGGCGCTGGGCAAAGCGTTGCGGATCAAGGTACAGGCGCGGGATGTGAGCCTGAGCCTGGAGCCGGCGGCCCACAGCAGCATCCTCAACGCATTGCCGGCGACGGTGGTGGAGATCGTCCCGACGGACAATCCCGCGCACCTGCTGGTGAAGCTGGCGGTGGCCGGTACTCCTCTGCTGGCGCGGATCACGCGCTATTCCCACGACCAGCTCGGCCTGCATGCCGGACAGGTGGTCTGGGCTCAGATCAAGTCGGTAGCGTTGCTGGCCTGA
- a CDS encoding OprD family porin yields the protein MTRNTLALAIAASSLGLVAHSAVAGGFIEDSKASLTLRNFYINTDNRNGNGPKMPSKQDEWGQGFMLNYASGFTQGTVGFGVDALGLLGVRLDGGGKAGKPNIDRQPGTIFPLESDGSAVDEFSSLGLTAKAKISKTEFRYGTLQPKLPVVVYNDARLLPMTYEGGQVTSTDIDNLTITGGQLTHTKGRNSTDWRSMSISGANGSGPTSRDSNKFYFAGGDYKASKNLTLSYYYGELDNFYKQNYLGLVHNWAIGPGTLKSDLRVFISDSDGKNGSASGRADGYVSSGYYGGNSLKGEVDNNVYSGMFTYALGAHSIGAGYQVLTGDSDFPYLNRGDGEGTSTYLISDAQLLKFNRAGERTWIGRYAYDFADLGLPGLTFSVLYLNADNIDTRQGDQGEWERDIALGYVVPEGTFKGLGLAWKNATMRSGLPAASTPGTPNQRDQDENRLIVSYTIPLL from the coding sequence ATGACCAGAAACACCCTGGCCCTAGCCATCGCGGCCAGCTCGCTCGGCCTCGTCGCGCACTCGGCGGTCGCGGGCGGCTTCATCGAGGACAGCAAGGCCAGCCTCACCCTTCGCAACTTCTACATCAACACCGACAACCGTAATGGCAACGGTCCCAAAATGCCCAGCAAGCAGGATGAGTGGGGCCAAGGCTTCATGCTCAACTACGCATCGGGCTTCACCCAAGGCACCGTCGGCTTCGGCGTCGACGCCCTCGGCCTGCTCGGCGTACGCCTGGACGGCGGCGGCAAGGCCGGCAAGCCCAACATCGATCGCCAGCCCGGCACCATCTTCCCGCTGGAAAGCGATGGCAGCGCTGTCGACGAATTCAGCAGCCTGGGCCTGACCGCCAAGGCGAAAATCTCCAAGACCGAGTTCCGCTACGGCACCCTGCAGCCGAAGCTGCCGGTGGTGGTCTACAACGACGCGCGCCTGCTGCCGATGACCTACGAAGGTGGCCAGGTCACCTCCACCGACATCGACAACCTGACCATCACCGGCGGCCAGTTGACTCATACCAAGGGCCGCAACTCGACCGACTGGCGCAGCATGTCCATCTCCGGTGCCAACGGCAGCGGCCCGACCTCCCGCGACAGCAACAAGTTCTACTTCGCCGGCGGCGACTACAAGGCCAGCAAGAACCTGACCCTGTCGTACTACTACGGCGAGCTGGACAACTTCTACAAGCAGAACTACCTCGGCCTGGTACACAACTGGGCGATCGGCCCAGGCACCCTGAAGTCGGACCTGCGCGTATTCATCAGCGACTCCGACGGCAAGAACGGCAGCGCCTCCGGCCGGGCCGACGGCTACGTCAGCAGCGGCTACTACGGCGGCAACAGCCTTAAAGGCGAAGTGGACAACAACGTCTACAGCGGCATGTTCACCTATGCTCTGGGTGCCCATAGCATCGGCGCCGGCTACCAGGTCCTGACCGGCGACAGCGACTTCCCCTACCTGAATCGCGGCGATGGCGAAGGCACCAGCACCTACCTGATCTCCGACGCCCAATTGCTCAAGTTCAATCGCGCCGGCGAGCGCACCTGGATCGGCCGTTACGCCTACGACTTCGCCGATCTCGGCCTGCCGGGCCTGACCTTCAGCGTGCTCTACCTGAACGCCGACAACATCGACACCAGGCAGGGCGACCAGGGCGAATGGGAACGCGACATCGCACTGGGCTACGTCGTCCCGGAAGGCACCTTCAAGGGCCTTGGCCTGGCCTGGAAGAACGCCACCATGCGCAGCGGCCTGCCCGCCGCCAGCACCCCCGGCACTCCCAACCAGCGTGACCAGGACGAGAACCGCCTGATCGTCAGCTACACCATCCCGCTGCTGTAA
- a CDS encoding 4'-phosphopantetheinyl transferase family protein: MTTLPAFCTPLSADWPLPTPLAGCQMRSTHFDRQRLLPDDFSLSQVAAPANIQRSVAKRQAEYLAGRLCARAALQASGSDATVPGTDEERAPVWPAGFCGSITHGDGWAAAVVAHSRDWRGLGLDVETRLDSARAQRLAGEILTPGELSRLHPEQAALQVTLTFSLKESLFKALFPLVRQRFYFEHAELIQWSAGGHARLRLLTDLSPEWHHGKEIDGQFSLMGERLLSLVAIPAGN, translated from the coding sequence ATGACCACCCTCCCCGCCTTCTGCACCCCGCTCAGCGCCGACTGGCCCCTGCCCACGCCCCTTGCCGGCTGCCAGATGCGCAGTACCCATTTCGATCGCCAGCGCCTGCTGCCCGACGACTTCTCCCTGAGCCAGGTAGCAGCCCCGGCGAACATCCAGCGCTCCGTCGCCAAGCGCCAGGCCGAATACCTCGCCGGCCGTCTCTGCGCCCGCGCGGCGCTCCAGGCCAGCGGCAGCGATGCAACCGTGCCCGGCACCGATGAAGAGCGGGCGCCAGTCTGGCCGGCGGGCTTCTGCGGCTCCATCACCCACGGCGACGGCTGGGCCGCCGCCGTCGTTGCCCACAGCCGCGACTGGCGTGGCCTCGGACTGGACGTGGAAACCCGCCTCGACAGCGCCCGCGCCCAGCGGCTGGCCGGGGAAATCCTCACGCCAGGCGAACTGTCGCGCCTCCACCCGGAGCAGGCCGCGCTACAGGTCACGCTCACCTTCTCGCTCAAGGAAAGCCTGTTCAAGGCGCTGTTCCCACTGGTGCGCCAGCGCTTCTATTTCGAGCACGCCGAGCTGATCCAGTGGTCGGCCGGCGGCCACGCGCGCCTAAGGCTGCTTACCGACCTGTCGCCGGAATGGCACCACGGCAAGGAAATCGACGGCCAGTTCAGCCTGATGGGCGAGCGACTGCTCAGCCTGGTAGCGATTCCCGCGGGCAACTGA
- a CDS encoding dienelactone hydrolase family protein — protein sequence MRLLTAFLLFAFAASASAAIKTQEIPYQSADGTRMIGYFAYDDAKSGIRPGVIVVHEWWGLNDYAKRRARDLAALGYSALAIDMYGDGKHTEHPNDAKAFMTEALKNADASRARFQAGLELLKKQPQTDPSKIAAIGYCFGGKVVLDMARAGLPLAGVASFHGVLATDTPAQTGAVKAKILVEHGGADTLVPAESVAAFKTEMDNAKADYKLVIQPGAKHSFTNPDADMHKGHGLDVGYDKTADQKSWADLQAFFKDIFAEKS from the coding sequence ATGCGCCTGCTCACCGCCTTTCTGCTATTCGCCTTCGCCGCCAGTGCGTCAGCCGCGATCAAGACCCAGGAAATTCCCTACCAGTCCGCCGATGGCACCAGGATGATCGGCTATTTCGCCTACGACGACGCCAAGTCGGGCATCCGCCCCGGTGTGATCGTGGTGCACGAGTGGTGGGGGCTGAACGACTACGCCAAGCGCCGCGCCCGCGACCTTGCCGCACTGGGCTACAGCGCCCTGGCCATCGACATGTACGGTGACGGCAAGCACACCGAGCATCCGAACGATGCCAAGGCATTCATGACCGAAGCGCTGAAGAACGCCGACGCCTCAAGGGCGCGCTTCCAGGCCGGGCTCGAACTGCTGAAGAAGCAACCGCAGACCGACCCGAGCAAGATCGCCGCCATCGGCTATTGCTTCGGTGGCAAGGTGGTACTGGACATGGCCCGCGCCGGCCTGCCGCTGGCGGGCGTGGCAAGCTTCCACGGCGTGCTGGCCACAGACACCCCGGCGCAAACAGGCGCTGTGAAGGCGAAGATCCTCGTCGAGCACGGCGGCGCCGATACCCTGGTGCCGGCAGAAAGCGTCGCGGCCTTCAAGACCGAGATGGACAACGCCAAGGCCGACTACAAGCTGGTGATCCAGCCGGGTGCCAAGCACAGCTTCACCAACCCGGACGCCGACATGCACAAGGGCCACGGCCTGGACGTTGGCTACGACAAGACCGCCGACCAGAAGTCGTGGGCCGACTTGCAGGCGTTCTTCAAGGACATCTTCGCCGAGAAGTCCTGA
- a CDS encoding polysaccharide lyase family 7 protein gives MLDLSTWNLTTPQRGPAATVSTAMLRRDYQSPYFHRSASGVEFWVPVNGAHTHGSEFPRTELRETSPSGALLSWRYPNADNLLVATLRVDAVPSSRRMVIGQIHSDGRSSAEALPLVKLVYQQRLDQGRVQALVRDRPDDAATRTYTVYDGIPLGTAFSYRLGVSRSGILSIQVNDGQLRQQLDPQWAHQGLYFKAGLYLQDNRGPATEGGRATFSNLTIFHQ, from the coding sequence ATGCTGGACCTGAGCACCTGGAACCTGACCACTCCCCAGCGCGGCCCGGCCGCGACCGTTTCCACTGCAATGCTGCGCCGCGATTACCAGAGCCCGTACTTCCACCGCAGCGCCAGCGGCGTGGAGTTCTGGGTGCCGGTGAACGGCGCGCATACCCACGGCAGCGAATTCCCGCGTACCGAGCTGCGCGAGACTTCGCCCAGCGGCGCGCTGCTATCCTGGCGCTATCCGAATGCCGACAATCTTTTGGTGGCGACCCTGCGCGTGGATGCAGTGCCATCCAGCCGGCGCATGGTGATCGGGCAGATCCACAGCGATGGGCGCAGCAGCGCCGAGGCCCTGCCGCTGGTGAAGCTGGTGTACCAGCAGCGTCTGGACCAGGGCCGCGTGCAGGCGCTGGTGCGTGACCGGCCCGACGACGCGGCCACCCGCACCTACACCGTGTACGACGGCATTCCGCTGGGCACCGCTTTCAGCTACCGATTGGGTGTGTCGCGCAGTGGCATCCTGAGCATCCAGGTCAACGACGGCCAGTTGCGCCAGCAACTTGATCCGCAATGGGCCCACCAGGGGCTGTACTTCAAGGCCGGGCTCTATCTGCAGGACAATCGCGGCCCGGCGACCGAAGGCGGGCGGGCCACCTTCAGCAACCTGACCATCTTTCACCAATGA
- a CDS encoding lytic murein transglycosylase, whose protein sequence is MRKSLALSLLLPAALAQATPGDDFADCLDRLRGAAQSAGVSAASYARFTQGLQADMSVLPLLDAQPEFTTPIWDYLAGLVDEQRVADGKARMSEHADLLRKVAARYQVDPAAVVAVWGVESDYGRITGKRPLLVSLSTLSCYGRRQAFFRGEFFAALKLLQQGDIRDSGITGSWAGAFGQTQFMPSTYARIAEDFDGDGHRDLVGSTADALASTANYLRKAGWREGQPWGYEVRLPAGFDPALAGRTKRRAISDWTARGVMRVDGKPIPDIDSRAAILMPAGKQGPAFLVLRNYDAIYSYNAAESYALAIALLSDRLRGEPGLRTPWPTDDPGLSRAERKTLQELLLQRGYDIGKADGMIGDVTRRAIQEEQHKRGIEPADGRAGQKILKALQGG, encoded by the coding sequence TTGCGCAAATCCCTGGCTCTTTCCCTGCTGCTGCCGGCTGCCCTGGCGCAGGCGACGCCGGGGGACGATTTCGCCGACTGCCTGGATCGCCTGCGGGGCGCGGCGCAGTCCGCGGGCGTCAGCGCGGCCAGTTATGCGCGCTTCACCCAGGGCCTGCAGGCGGACATGAGCGTGCTGCCATTGCTCGATGCGCAGCCGGAGTTCACCACGCCGATCTGGGATTACCTGGCCGGGTTGGTGGACGAGCAGCGCGTGGCCGACGGCAAGGCGAGGATGAGCGAGCACGCCGACCTGCTGCGCAAGGTTGCCGCGCGCTATCAGGTCGACCCGGCTGCGGTGGTCGCCGTGTGGGGCGTCGAGAGCGATTACGGGCGCATCACCGGCAAGCGGCCGTTGCTGGTGTCGCTGTCCACGCTGTCGTGCTACGGCCGTCGCCAGGCGTTCTTCCGTGGGGAGTTCTTCGCCGCGCTCAAGCTGTTGCAGCAGGGCGATATCCGCGACAGCGGCATCACCGGCTCTTGGGCGGGCGCCTTCGGCCAGACGCAGTTCATGCCCTCCACCTACGCGCGCATTGCCGAGGATTTCGATGGCGACGGCCACCGCGACCTGGTGGGCAGCACCGCCGACGCACTGGCGTCCACCGCCAATTACCTGCGCAAGGCGGGCTGGCGCGAGGGCCAGCCGTGGGGCTACGAGGTACGCCTGCCGGCGGGTTTCGACCCGGCGCTGGCGGGGCGCACCAAGCGTCGGGCGATCTCCGACTGGACGGCGCGCGGTGTGATGCGCGTCGATGGCAAGCCGATCCCTGATATCGACTCCAGGGCGGCCATCCTGATGCCGGCGGGCAAGCAGGGGCCGGCATTCCTGGTGCTGCGCAACTATGACGCGATCTATTCGTACAACGCGGCAGAAAGTTATGCACTGGCCATCGCTCTGTTGTCCGATCGCCTGCGCGGCGAGCCGGGTCTGCGCACGCCGTGGCCGACCGACGATCCCGGGCTGAGCCGGGCCGAGCGCAAGACGTTGCAGGAGTTGCTGCTGCAACGCGGTTACGACATCGGCAAGGCTGACGGGATGATCGGCGACGTTACGCGCCGGGCGATCCAGGAAGAACAGCACAAGCGCGGCATCGAGCCGGCCGATGGTCGCGCCGGGCAGAAGATTCTCAAGGCGTTGCAGGGCGGGTAG